One Aneurinibacillus migulanus genomic region harbors:
- a CDS encoding CCA tRNA nucleotidyltransferase — protein sequence MQSNILEAGKQVLHVLEKAGYTAYFVGGYVRDTLLGRPVHDLDIATSARPDEVISLFARTIPTGLAHGTVTVLQDGVPLEVTTFRTEAGYADHRRPDEVRFVSDITEDLARRDFTVNAMALDLRGDVVDPFGGRQDLNARIVRAVGKADERFAEDALRMLRCLRFASQLGFSIDPHTYEAIQRHAQDIRYVAVERISAEWNKALVGPYPERIVTGVLHTGLASALPGFCQLFEDKHDFTDREQKQLCTADGLVLRWAYLFLICNREAEVETILRALRCEKKVIRACQQIVDLTRRLHGSHTAGERIRWILEQGFEALHEAASLYAIIYEDENVVREMRQLYESMRITVLQDLAINGADLQKEMNRRGGPWVRDLLLELALDVNEGRAENERQALLLRARMIVDEDT from the coding sequence ATGCAAAGCAATATACTTGAAGCCGGAAAGCAAGTGTTACATGTGCTGGAGAAAGCCGGGTATACAGCATATTTCGTCGGGGGATACGTACGGGATACGTTGCTTGGACGACCGGTGCATGACCTTGATATCGCGACTTCCGCCAGGCCGGACGAAGTGATATCCTTGTTTGCCAGAACAATACCGACAGGGCTTGCACATGGAACAGTGACGGTGCTTCAGGACGGTGTTCCGCTGGAAGTAACGACCTTTCGAACAGAAGCAGGATATGCCGACCATCGCCGTCCGGATGAAGTTCGATTCGTAAGCGATATTACTGAGGACCTGGCACGCCGTGATTTTACAGTGAATGCGATGGCTTTGGATTTGCGTGGAGATGTAGTAGATCCGTTTGGCGGAAGGCAGGATTTGAATGCCCGAATTGTTCGTGCGGTGGGCAAGGCGGATGAGAGATTTGCTGAAGATGCGCTGCGCATGCTGCGCTGCCTGCGCTTTGCAAGCCAACTCGGCTTTTCTATTGATCCGCATACATACGAAGCGATACAAAGGCATGCGCAAGATATTCGTTATGTAGCGGTTGAGAGAATTAGCGCCGAATGGAACAAGGCGCTTGTAGGCCCATACCCGGAGCGAATCGTAACTGGCGTACTGCACACAGGGCTTGCTTCTGCGCTGCCAGGCTTTTGCCAACTGTTTGAAGATAAACATGATTTTACGGATAGGGAGCAAAAACAGTTATGCACAGCGGATGGTCTAGTATTGCGCTGGGCCTATCTGTTTCTTATCTGTAACCGGGAAGCAGAGGTAGAGACGATTCTGCGCGCGCTACGCTGTGAGAAGAAAGTAATCAGAGCATGCCAGCAGATAGTGGATTTAACCAGGAGGCTACATGGCTCACATACGGCAGGCGAGCGGATACGCTGGATACTCGAGCAAGGATTCGAAGCGCTGCATGAAGCTGCGTCGTTATATGCAATTATATATGAAGACGAAAACGTTGTAAGAGAGATGAGACAGCTTTACGAATCTATGCGGATAACGGTGCTTCAGGATTTAGCCATAAACGGCGCTGATTTGCAAAAGGAGATGAATCGTAGAGGCGGTCCATGGGTTCGCGACTTGCTGCTTGAGCTTGCACTGGATGTAAACGAGGGACGGGCAGAAAATGAGCGGCAGGCGTTATTACTCCGAGCGAGGATGATAGTGGATGAAGATACGTGA
- the bshA gene encoding N-acetyl-alpha-D-glucosaminyl L-malate synthase BshA, translated as MKIGITCYPSVGGSGVVATELGKLLAERGHTVHFITSGMPFRLGKYYRNIYFHEVDVNSYSVFQYPPYDLTLASRMAQVAQTENLDVLHVHYAVPHAISAYLAKKMVGDRLKVVTTLHGTDITVLGYDHTLKDIIRFGIEHSDAVTAVSQSLINQTREVLQISKPIDLVYNFIDKREYYPRDMCDVREEYAPNKEKVFIHISNFRSVKRTDDVVRIFHRIKQRMPAKLLMIGEGPELPVVRELAAELNLLEDVIFLGKQEDIACVLSMADVMLLPSAQESFGLVALEAMACGKPVIASNAGGLPEVVKDGETGFVLPIGDVEGMGDKAVELISDPAMYERFSRQAIERAYHTFCHKDITQQYEEVYRRVLAEETEACSKP; from the coding sequence ATGAAAATCGGAATTACATGTTACCCTTCCGTGGGCGGTTCCGGCGTTGTAGCGACGGAATTAGGCAAGCTGCTGGCGGAAAGAGGACACACCGTACATTTTATTACGTCAGGCATGCCGTTTCGCCTTGGAAAATATTACAGAAATATTTATTTTCATGAGGTGGACGTAAATAGTTACTCGGTATTTCAATATCCCCCGTACGATTTAACACTAGCAAGCCGGATGGCTCAAGTTGCACAGACAGAAAATTTAGATGTATTGCATGTACACTACGCCGTTCCACATGCGATTTCCGCGTATCTAGCCAAGAAGATGGTGGGAGATCGCCTAAAAGTGGTCACCACTCTCCATGGAACAGATATTACGGTGCTTGGGTATGATCATACGCTAAAGGATATTATCCGCTTCGGTATTGAGCATAGCGATGCAGTGACGGCCGTATCGCAAAGCTTAATTAATCAAACGCGGGAAGTGCTGCAGATTAGCAAGCCGATTGATTTGGTCTATAATTTCATCGATAAACGGGAGTATTATCCGCGTGATATGTGTGATGTGCGCGAAGAATATGCACCGAATAAAGAGAAGGTATTCATTCATATCTCCAACTTTCGCAGCGTGAAACGCACGGACGATGTAGTGAGAATCTTCCACCGTATTAAACAGCGTATGCCAGCCAAGCTATTGATGATTGGTGAAGGTCCGGAGTTGCCTGTAGTACGGGAGTTGGCGGCTGAGCTGAATCTTTTGGAAGACGTGATTTTTCTTGGTAAACAGGAAGATATTGCCTGTGTTTTATCGATGGCTGATGTTATGCTGCTGCCGTCCGCTCAGGAAAGTTTCGGTCTGGTGGCGCTAGAAGCGATGGCGTGCGGCAAGCCAGTCATCGCTAGTAACGCTGGAGGGCTACCGGAAGTGGTTAAAGACGGGGAGACAGGTTTTGTTCTTCCGATTGGTGATGTGGAGGGTATGGGTGACAAAGCAGTTGAGCTTATTTCCGATCCTGCCATGTATGAGCGTTTTTCCCGTCAGGCTATAGAGCGAGCATACCATACGTTTTGTCATAAGGATATTACACAGCAGTATGAAGAGGTTTACCGGCGTGTGCTAGCCGAAGAAACGGAGGCGTGCTCCAAGCCGTGA
- the bshB1 gene encoding bacillithiol biosynthesis deacetylase BshB1, with amino-acid sequence MTDHMPEPLHALAFGAHPDDVEIGAGGLLHKWVKQEKKVGICDLTYAEMSSNGSVERRQQEASEATRLLGLHTRLNLGLPDRGLMPVQEQIQVIAHTIRLYRPRIVLMPYWEDRHPDHGMCSVLVREAVFNAKIRKYETNEQEILPAHRVEHVLAYFINGQTEPQFLLDISEEMDVKMAALGAYRSQFEMGPDSVATPLTEGYLERVRAREYVFGQSAGVAYAEGFVSHTPLLLKDFL; translated from the coding sequence ATGACGGACCATATGCCGGAACCTTTGCATGCGTTGGCCTTTGGCGCACATCCGGATGATGTGGAAATTGGCGCCGGTGGCTTACTGCATAAATGGGTAAAGCAAGAGAAGAAAGTAGGTATCTGTGACCTGACTTATGCCGAAATGTCATCCAATGGAAGCGTAGAGAGGCGTCAGCAGGAGGCGAGCGAGGCTACTCGACTACTCGGATTGCATACTAGGCTTAATCTCGGACTTCCAGATCGAGGGCTTATGCCGGTTCAAGAGCAGATTCAAGTTATTGCCCATACCATTCGTCTGTATCGGCCGCGTATTGTATTGATGCCATATTGGGAGGATAGGCACCCAGACCATGGCATGTGCAGTGTACTGGTCCGTGAAGCTGTGTTTAATGCCAAAATCCGCAAATATGAGACGAATGAGCAAGAGATACTGCCTGCACATAGAGTAGAGCATGTGCTTGCATATTTTATTAATGGGCAGACCGAACCGCAATTTTTACTAGATATTAGCGAAGAGATGGATGTAAAGATGGCGGCGCTTGGCGCTTATCGCTCACAGTTTGAGATGGGGCCCGATTCGGTAGCCACGCCCTTAACGGAGGGGTATCTGGAGCGGGTGCGTGCTAGAGAATACGTATTTGGTCAATCCGCTGGTGTGGCATATGCTGAGGGATTTGTCAGCCATACTCCGTTACTATTGAAAGACTTCCTATAA
- the panD gene encoding aspartate 1-decarboxylase, with protein MFRTMMKAKIHRATVTEANLNYVGSITIDRNIMDAVDILPNEKVQIVNNNNGARLETYVIEGERGSGVICLNGAAARLVQPGDVVIIISYAMMSEEEAKAHRPKVAIMDENNGIVEMLGEEIHATIY; from the coding sequence ATGTTCCGTACAATGATGAAAGCAAAAATCCATCGAGCAACTGTAACGGAAGCCAATCTGAATTATGTGGGAAGTATCACCATTGACCGCAATATTATGGATGCGGTAGATATTTTGCCCAACGAAAAAGTGCAGATTGTTAATAATAATAATGGGGCTCGCTTGGAAACATATGTAATCGAAGGGGAGCGCGGCAGTGGGGTTATTTGTCTCAATGGTGCGGCGGCCCGTCTAGTGCAGCCGGGTGATGTCGTTATCATTATTTCTTATGCCATGATGAGTGAAGAGGAAGCTAAGGCACACCGACCGAAAGTCGCCATTATGGATGAAAATAATGGTATCGTCGAAATGCTTGGCGAAGAAATTCACGCTACGATTTATTAA
- the panB gene encoding 3-methyl-2-oxobutanoate hydroxymethyltransferase produces MAGSSPITTASVKEMKREGRRIVMLTAYDYPAAKLADEAGVDMILVGDSLGMVVLGYESTVPVTLEDMVHHTKAVTRGAKHAFVVTDMPFLTYHGTVEEALRNAGRIMQEGLAKAVKIEGGAELAPLIRRCTQAGIPVVGHLGLTPQSVHQLGGYKVQGKTPEAAQKLLDDALALEEAGAFALVMECVPKQLAELVSRKLSIPTIGIGAGAGCDGQVLVYHDILSYGSEHVPKFVKKYGDAGSLIKQAITQYADEVRSGAFPQDEHTFTMKEEMLERLYGEGVKI; encoded by the coding sequence ATGGCAGGAAGTTCACCAATTACAACCGCATCTGTAAAAGAGATGAAGCGGGAAGGCCGGCGTATTGTCATGTTGACTGCGTATGATTATCCGGCTGCCAAATTAGCCGACGAAGCCGGCGTTGATATGATTCTCGTTGGAGATTCACTCGGCATGGTGGTGCTTGGTTATGAGTCGACAGTGCCTGTGACCCTCGAAGATATGGTCCATCATACGAAAGCGGTTACGCGGGGGGCCAAGCATGCATTTGTAGTCACGGACATGCCGTTTCTCACTTATCATGGCACGGTTGAGGAAGCGTTGCGTAACGCAGGGCGCATCATGCAGGAAGGCCTAGCGAAAGCAGTTAAAATTGAAGGGGGAGCAGAGCTTGCGCCGCTCATCCGCCGCTGTACGCAGGCTGGTATCCCAGTAGTGGGACATCTCGGATTAACACCGCAATCCGTTCACCAGTTGGGGGGCTACAAAGTACAGGGAAAAACGCCAGAAGCCGCACAGAAACTGCTGGACGATGCTTTAGCGCTGGAAGAAGCGGGCGCGTTCGCCCTTGTAATGGAATGTGTGCCAAAGCAGTTGGCGGAATTGGTGTCACGTAAGCTTTCCATTCCGACCATCGGCATTGGTGCTGGTGCCGGTTGCGACGGACAAGTATTGGTGTACCACGATATACTGTCTTATGGAAGTGAGCATGTACCGAAGTTCGTCAAGAAATACGGGGATGCCGGTAGCCTTATTAAACAAGCGATTACACAGTATGCAGATGAAGTGCGGAGCGGAGCGTTTCCGCAGGATGAGCATACTTTCACGATGAAGGAAGAAATGTTGGAGAGATTATACGGAGAAGGTGTCAAAATATGA
- a CDS encoding biotin--[acetyl-CoA-carboxylase] ligase: MKIRESLLQMFKQAEGDFLSGEEISRRLGVSRTAIWKHIEELREEGYVFEAVRRSGYRLTSTPDIMLAEEIKAGLTTHMLGQHVHYYATIDSTQNKCQELAKAGAPEGTLVVADEQVGGKGRLGRVWHSPPGAGISMSLLLRPALELQKCPQLTLLTAVAIVETFREFCGIGAQIKWPNDILIDGKKVCGILTELNAESDRIHFLIIGMGLNVNTLPEQFPEEVREVATSLRIAKGETLRRVPIIQQILFRLEELYELYLEEGFAPVKKRWERCAITIGKKVTIRMLQGALSGYAEGIDDTGVLLVRQEDGVLTKVYSADVEIHA, from the coding sequence ATGAAGATACGTGAGAGTTTGTTGCAAATGTTTAAACAGGCAGAGGGAGATTTTTTGTCGGGAGAAGAAATTAGCCGCAGGCTTGGTGTCTCCCGCACTGCTATCTGGAAACATATTGAAGAATTGCGGGAAGAAGGGTATGTATTCGAGGCTGTGCGCCGTTCTGGCTATCGATTGACTTCTACCCCGGATATTATGCTCGCCGAGGAGATTAAAGCGGGTCTTACGACACATATGCTTGGACAGCATGTACATTATTACGCAACGATAGATTCTACCCAGAATAAGTGTCAAGAATTGGCCAAGGCAGGAGCTCCTGAAGGAACGCTTGTTGTCGCGGACGAACAGGTCGGAGGCAAAGGACGGCTAGGTCGCGTATGGCATTCACCGCCCGGAGCGGGCATCTCGATGAGCTTGCTGCTTCGTCCTGCATTAGAGTTACAAAAATGTCCGCAGCTAACGCTACTAACAGCAGTTGCCATCGTTGAGACCTTTCGCGAGTTCTGTGGGATTGGTGCTCAGATTAAATGGCCGAATGATATTCTGATCGACGGTAAGAAAGTATGTGGTATTCTAACTGAACTAAATGCGGAGTCGGACCGTATTCATTTCCTTATTATTGGCATGGGGTTGAATGTAAATACGCTGCCTGAACAATTTCCAGAGGAAGTGCGCGAAGTTGCGACATCGTTACGAATTGCCAAGGGAGAGACCTTGCGGCGCGTGCCGATTATTCAGCAAATTCTGTTCCGACTAGAAGAGCTATACGAATTATATCTTGAGGAAGGATTTGCTCCTGTGAAGAAGCGTTGGGAGCGCTGCGCCATTACGATTGGCAAAAAGGTAACGATCCGTATGCTGCAAGGAGCGCTTTCAGGATATGCGGAAGGTATTGATGATACGGGTGTGCTGCTGGTGCGTCAGGAGGATGGCGTATTAACAAAGGTATATTCAGCTGACGTAGAAATCCATGCGTAA
- the panC gene encoding pantoate--beta-alanine ligase, whose protein sequence is MRTVSSIQELRASLHKVRPQTIGFVPTMGYLHEGHLSLVDKAKETADVVVMSIFVNPLQFGPNEDLANYPRDIERDSRLAESRGVDILFFPSVEEMYPPGSKTNVSVQDITESMCGASRPGHFDGVTTVVAKLFNIIQPDYAFFGMKDAQQVAVVMQMVRDLNMPIEVVPCPIVREADGLALSSRNVYLSPEERRQALVLSRALRQVQSMVGLGERNVEKLRTAIEKVIQESPLASIDYIEIRSYPGLMPLEELHGDCIVALAVRFGNTRLIDNIMLVASQEEAACSVQ, encoded by the coding sequence ATGAGAACGGTTTCCTCTATTCAAGAGCTACGCGCTTCCCTACACAAAGTACGTCCACAAACGATCGGATTCGTTCCGACGATGGGGTATTTGCATGAAGGGCATCTGAGTTTGGTTGATAAGGCGAAAGAGACGGCTGATGTGGTCGTGATGAGCATCTTCGTTAATCCGCTGCAATTTGGACCGAATGAGGATTTGGCGAACTATCCGCGCGATATTGAAAGAGACAGCCGTCTTGCTGAATCCCGCGGTGTGGATATCTTGTTTTTCCCATCGGTAGAAGAGATGTACCCGCCTGGGAGTAAAACGAACGTCTCTGTGCAAGACATTACTGAATCGATGTGCGGCGCGTCCCGTCCGGGTCACTTCGACGGCGTGACTACGGTGGTGGCCAAGTTGTTCAATATCATACAGCCGGATTACGCATTTTTCGGCATGAAAGATGCACAGCAAGTAGCGGTCGTGATGCAAATGGTTCGTGATCTAAACATGCCGATAGAAGTGGTGCCATGTCCGATCGTACGCGAGGCGGATGGTCTTGCGCTCAGTTCACGCAATGTGTATTTATCACCGGAAGAAAGAAGGCAAGCGCTTGTATTATCGCGTGCTTTACGGCAAGTACAGAGTATGGTCGGACTGGGAGAACGAAATGTGGAGAAGCTTCGTACGGCTATAGAGAAGGTCATCCAAGAAAGTCCACTGGCAAGCATTGATTATATCGAAATTCGTAGTTATCCCGGGCTTATGCCGCTAGAAGAGCTGCATGGGGATTGCATTGTCGCGCTTGCCGTTCGTTTCGGGAATACCCGCCTAATTGATAACATTATGCTTGTGGCAAGTCAGGAGGAGGCAGCATGTTCCGTACAATGA